The proteins below are encoded in one region of Paralysiella testudinis:
- the recB gene encoding exodeoxyribonuclease V subunit beta: protein MTPHTLNPLTLPLAGTSLIEASAGTGKTYNIAALFARLVLVEHMPVERILVVTFTKAATAELKTRLRTRLAEALAYLRQEPGAEANTDAVLLAIIRAAQQQESDARLILRLQAALNQFDGAAIHTIHGFCQRVLTDYAFLCNTPFDTETAEADPALLLTLAQDFWRSHISHHPLYAPLAATRGLIPQQWLSELGSWLSRSDIVFRQPESHDLVQAQQQLAACWQTLCRQAETIENLFWPLKAAKLNGTSFQDRTFQPFFSELLAAVAADNPYYPFSKADKFACFHADFLHDKTKKNQQLSEAEVAILAPLADFGTALAELAAAENSTVLQWQYQAFVHIRQQLQNHKQNSRQRSFDDLLADVATALGSGNPQATALAQALAANWHIALIDEFQDTDPLQYAIFKTAFADQGRPLLMVGDPKQAIYRFRGADIHAYLQAAADTSPAQRYTLQTNYRSHRALVNGIGHLFSGKQRPFVLDGIPYTPVAAERADSQLAPAAAAIHIRWLHEHSDVDANGKETLPNKDQLRQRAANWCADEIAAAIGQGLSGSLKLKQQPLQAGDIAVLVETHNQGEMVAASLKQRGVQSVSLGNHSVFATEEALAMAALLAFWLHPQQTATLRFVLAGPLFCRNGAELQALNSNEAALSQWISWAETAREHWQQHGIYAALQQFSRHSSLETGLLQRRQERSLTNFWQLGELLAAAEADSPAPAALQQWLQHQIGNPNQQHGEAQQLRLESDDALVKIVTMHAAKGLEYPLVYCPFVWDGKDQQRRDWALLHRDKQHELVHQSLLSEEDSHTIVNDHMGELLRLYYVALTRAREQLVLYAAACRNTADNPFGYLLAGSPESSVADTRALWHNGYKNSPVSSLKALWQQCLAAAPASSAFAWHEGAPAPAQVAPAAAPATPYQALRLPERPFQYIRHTSFTALSRHSHGQNNEAQTPQLDAAETATAPHIEQTPETAILGFARGMNAGVCLHALLENTDFARPAAEQQALYAPLLAQYGFADTPVDSLLPMIDAVRHAPLWPGSSLAGIPAAQRLPEMGFVLHMHDFALPRLRHWFAQPHIGLPAACVQAAARLDFATVNGFLNGFIDMSCQDQQGRVAVIDYKSNYLGARLANYHPDAMHQAMAEHHYYLQALIYAIAVARFLHARHALPDSIAIRYLFLRGLNENNHHGIWHWDIATADLADWLPPKE, encoded by the coding sequence ATGACACCACACACCCTCAACCCGCTCACCCTGCCGCTGGCCGGCACCAGCCTGATTGAAGCCTCCGCCGGCACCGGCAAAACCTACAACATCGCCGCCCTGTTTGCCCGCTTGGTGTTGGTGGAACACATGCCGGTGGAGCGCATTTTGGTGGTTACCTTCACCAAAGCCGCCACCGCCGAGCTGAAAACCCGCCTGCGCACCCGCTTGGCCGAAGCGCTGGCCTATTTGCGCCAAGAGCCGGGTGCCGAGGCCAACACCGATGCGGTATTGCTGGCCATCATCCGCGCCGCGCAACAGCAAGAAAGCGATGCACGGCTGATTTTGCGGCTTCAGGCAGCCTTAAACCAGTTTGACGGCGCCGCCATCCACACCATCCACGGCTTTTGCCAGCGCGTGCTCACCGACTACGCCTTTTTGTGCAACACCCCCTTCGACACCGAAACCGCCGAGGCCGACCCCGCCTTGCTCCTCACACTGGCGCAAGACTTCTGGCGCAGCCACATCAGCCACCACCCGCTGTACGCACCACTGGCCGCCACCAGAGGCCTAATCCCGCAGCAATGGCTGAGCGAGCTGGGCTCGTGGTTGAGCCGCAGTGATATTGTATTCAGGCAGCCTGAAAGCCACGATTTGGTGCAAGCACAACAACAGCTGGCCGCCTGCTGGCAAACCCTGTGTCGGCAAGCCGAAACCATAGAAAATTTATTTTGGCCGCTAAAAGCCGCCAAACTCAATGGCACCAGTTTTCAAGACCGAACATTCCAGCCGTTTTTCAGCGAACTGCTGGCCGCCGTGGCCGCCGATAATCCTTATTATCCGTTTAGCAAAGCCGACAAATTCGCCTGCTTTCACGCCGATTTTCTGCACGACAAAACCAAAAAAAACCAACAGCTCAGCGAAGCCGAAGTGGCGATACTGGCGCCGCTGGCCGATTTCGGCACGGCACTGGCCGAGCTGGCCGCCGCCGAAAACAGCACCGTACTGCAATGGCAATACCAAGCGTTTGTGCACATTCGCCAGCAGCTGCAAAACCACAAACAAAACAGCCGCCAACGTAGCTTCGACGACCTGCTCGCCGACGTGGCCACCGCCTTAGGCAGCGGCAACCCGCAAGCCACCGCACTGGCGCAGGCATTGGCCGCCAACTGGCACATCGCCCTGATTGACGAATTCCAAGACACCGACCCCTTGCAATACGCCATTTTCAAAACCGCCTTTGCCGACCAAGGCCGCCCGCTCTTGATGGTGGGCGACCCCAAGCAAGCCATCTACCGCTTTCGCGGCGCCGACATCCACGCCTATCTGCAAGCCGCCGCCGACACCTCGCCCGCCCAGCGCTACACCCTGCAAACCAACTACCGCAGCCACCGCGCCTTAGTCAACGGCATCGGCCATTTATTTAGCGGCAAACAACGCCCGTTTGTGCTGGACGGCATTCCCTATACCCCCGTGGCCGCCGAACGTGCCGACAGCCAGCTCGCCCCCGCCGCCGCCGCCATCCACATCCGCTGGCTACACGAGCACAGCGATGTTGATGCCAACGGCAAAGAAACCCTGCCCAATAAAGACCAACTGCGCCAACGCGCCGCCAATTGGTGTGCCGACGAAATCGCCGCCGCCATCGGCCAAGGGCTTTCAGGCAGCCTCAAGCTCAAACAGCAGCCGCTGCAAGCGGGCGACATCGCCGTGCTGGTGGAAACCCACAACCAAGGCGAAATGGTGGCCGCCAGCTTAAAACAGCGCGGCGTGCAAAGCGTATCGCTGGGCAACCACAGCGTATTTGCCACCGAAGAAGCGCTGGCCATGGCCGCCTTGCTGGCGTTTTGGCTGCACCCGCAGCAAACCGCCACTCTGCGCTTTGTGCTGGCCGGGCCTTTGTTTTGCCGCAACGGCGCCGAACTACAAGCACTCAACAGCAACGAAGCGGCGTTGAGCCAATGGATAAGCTGGGCAGAAACCGCACGCGAACACTGGCAGCAACACGGCATCTACGCCGCCTTGCAGCAGTTTTCCCGCCACAGCAGCTTGGAAACCGGCCTGTTGCAACGTCGCCAAGAGCGCAGTCTCACCAACTTCTGGCAATTGGGCGAACTCTTGGCCGCTGCCGAAGCCGACAGCCCCGCGCCTGCCGCCTTGCAACAATGGCTGCAACACCAAATCGGCAATCCTAATCAACAACACGGCGAAGCACAGCAGCTGCGGCTGGAAAGCGACGATGCACTGGTAAAAATCGTCACCATGCACGCCGCCAAAGGGCTGGAATACCCGCTGGTGTATTGCCCTTTTGTGTGGGACGGCAAAGACCAACAGCGCCGCGACTGGGCGCTGCTGCACCGCGACAAGCAACACGAGCTGGTGCATCAAAGCCTGCTCAGCGAAGAAGACAGCCACACCATCGTAAACGACCACATGGGCGAGCTGCTGCGCCTGTATTATGTGGCGCTTACCCGAGCGCGCGAACAATTGGTGCTCTACGCCGCCGCCTGCCGCAACACCGCCGACAACCCATTCGGCTACCTCTTGGCCGGCAGCCCCGAAAGCAGCGTGGCCGACACCCGTGCGCTGTGGCACAACGGCTATAAAAACAGCCCCGTCAGCAGCCTCAAAGCCCTGTGGCAACAATGCCTGGCCGCCGCACCCGCCAGCAGCGCCTTTGCCTGGCACGAAGGCGCACCCGCACCCGCACAAGTAGCACCCGCCGCCGCGCCGGCCACACCTTACCAAGCGCTCAGGCTGCCTGAAAGGCCGTTTCAATACATCCGCCACACCAGCTTTACCGCGCTCAGCCGCCACAGCCACGGCCAAAATAACGAAGCACAAACCCCGCAATTGGACGCCGCCGAAACCGCCACCGCGCCGCACATCGAGCAAACGCCCGAAACCGCCATACTCGGCTTTGCCCGCGGCATGAATGCAGGCGTGTGCCTGCATGCCTTGCTGGAAAACACCGACTTCGCCCGCCCCGCAGCCGAGCAACAAGCGCTTTACGCGCCCTTATTGGCACAGTACGGCTTTGCCGACACGCCGGTAGACAGCCTATTGCCAATGATAGACGCCGTGCGCCATGCGCCCTTGTGGCCGGGCAGCAGCTTGGCCGGCATTCCCGCCGCGCAAAGGCTGCCTGAAATGGGCTTTGTGCTGCACATGCACGACTTCGCCCTGCCGCGCCTGCGCCACTGGTTTGCCCAGCCGCACATCGGCCTGCCCGCCGCCTGTGTACAAGCCGCCGCCCGCCTTGACTTTGCCACCGTAAACGGCTTTCTCAACGGCTTTATCGACATGAGCTGCCAAGACCAGCAAGGCCGCGTGGCGGTAATCGACTACAAATCCAATTACTTGGGCGCCCGCTTGGCCAACTACCACCCCGACGCCATGCACCAGGCCATGGCCGAACACCACTATTATTTGCAGGCACTGATTTACGCCATCGCCGTGGCGCGCTTCCTCCACGCCCGCCACGCCCTGCCCGACAGCATCGCCATCCGCTACCTGTTTTTACGCGGCCTAAACGAAAACAACCACCACGGCATCTGGCACTGGGACATCGCCACCGCCGACTTGGCCGATTGGCTACCGCCCAAAGAATAG
- a CDS encoding catalase — MSQDIKKCPVTHLTTDFGAPVVDNQNSLTAGARGPLLAQDLWLNEKLANFVREVIPERRMHAKGSGAFGTFTVTHDITQYTRAAIFSQVGKKTDMFARFTTVAGERGAADAERDIRGFALKFYTEEGNWDMVGNNTPVFFLRDPRKFPDLNKAVKRDPHTNMRSATNNWDFWTLLPEAFHQVTIVMSDRGLPASYRHMHGFGSHTYSFINAANERFWVKFHFRTQQGIKNLTDAEAETLVGKDRESHQRDLFDAIERGDFPKWKMYVQIMPEADAEKVPYHPFDLTKVWPKGDYPLIEVGEFELNKNPENFFLDVEQSAFAPSNVVPGISVSPDRMLQARLFNYADAQRYRLGVNHHQIPVNAARCPVHSNHRDGQGRVDANYGSKPHYEPNSFGQWQQQAQYAEPPLKINGDAAHWDYREDDSDYFSQPRALFKLMSPEQQQVLFDNTARGMGDALDFIKYRHIRNCYACDPAYGEGVAKALGLTVADAQAARATDPAQGQPGLL; from the coding sequence ATGAGCCAAGACATCAAAAAATGCCCGGTTACCCACCTCACCACCGATTTCGGTGCGCCCGTGGTCGACAACCAAAACAGCCTCACCGCCGGTGCCCGCGGCCCCTTGCTGGCGCAAGACTTGTGGCTAAACGAGAAACTGGCCAACTTTGTGCGTGAAGTAATCCCCGAGCGCCGTATGCACGCCAAAGGCTCCGGCGCTTTCGGCACCTTCACCGTTACCCACGACATCACCCAATACACCCGTGCCGCCATCTTTAGCCAGGTTGGCAAAAAAACCGATATGTTCGCCCGCTTCACCACTGTGGCCGGCGAGCGCGGTGCGGCCGATGCCGAGCGCGACATCCGTGGCTTTGCCCTGAAGTTCTACACCGAAGAAGGCAATTGGGACATGGTGGGCAACAACACCCCCGTGTTTTTCCTGCGCGACCCGCGTAAATTCCCCGATCTGAACAAAGCCGTAAAACGCGACCCGCACACCAATATGCGCAGCGCCACCAACAACTGGGATTTCTGGACCCTACTGCCCGAAGCCTTCCACCAAGTCACCATCGTGATGAGCGACCGCGGCCTGCCCGCCAGCTACCGCCACATGCACGGCTTTGGCTCGCACACCTACAGCTTTATCAACGCCGCCAACGAACGCTTCTGGGTGAAATTCCACTTCCGCACCCAGCAAGGCATTAAAAACCTCACCGATGCAGAAGCCGAAACCTTGGTGGGCAAAGACCGCGAAAGCCACCAGCGCGACCTCTTCGATGCCATTGAGCGCGGCGACTTCCCCAAGTGGAAAATGTACGTGCAAATCATGCCCGAAGCCGACGCCGAAAAAGTGCCTTACCATCCCTTCGACCTCACCAAAGTGTGGCCCAAAGGCGATTACCCACTGATTGAAGTGGGCGAATTCGAGCTCAACAAAAACCCGGAAAACTTCTTCCTCGACGTCGAACAATCCGCCTTCGCCCCCAGCAATGTCGTACCCGGCATCAGCGTATCGCCCGACCGCATGCTGCAAGCGCGCCTGTTTAACTATGCCGACGCCCAACGCTACCGCTTAGGTGTGAACCACCACCAGATCCCGGTGAATGCCGCCCGCTGCCCCGTACACAGCAACCACCGCGACGGCCAAGGCCGCGTAGACGCCAACTACGGCAGCAAGCCGCACTACGAGCCCAACAGCTTCGGCCAATGGCAGCAACAAGCTCAATATGCCGAGCCGCCGCTGAAAATCAATGGCGACGCCGCCCACTGGGACTACCGCGAAGACGACAGCGACTACTTCAGCCAACCGCGCGCCTTGTTTAAACTGATGAGCCCCGAACAACAGCAAGTGCTGTTCGACAACACCGCCCGCGGCATGGGCGATGCACTGGATTTCATCAAATACCGCCACATCCGCAACTGCTACGCTTGCGACCCGGCCTACGGCGAAGGCGTGGCCAAAGCACTCGGCCTCACCGTAGCCGACGCCCAAGCCGCCCGCGCCACCGACCCGGCCCAAGGCCAACCCGGTTTGCTGTAA
- the hfq gene encoding RNA chaperone Hfq codes for MTAKGQMLQDPFLNALRKEHVPVSIYLVNGIKLQGQVESFDQYVVLLRNTSVTQMVYKHAISTIVPARAVSLQQERQPTPAAE; via the coding sequence ATGACCGCTAAAGGACAAATGTTACAAGATCCTTTTTTAAACGCACTGCGCAAAGAGCATGTGCCGGTGTCGATTTACTTGGTAAACGGCATTAAATTGCAAGGTCAAGTGGAGTCTTTTGATCAATATGTGGTGCTGTTGCGCAATACATCGGTAACGCAAATGGTTTACAAACACGCCATTTCCACCATCGTACCGGCGCGTGCGGTAAGCCTGCAGCAAGAGCGCCAGCCAACACCCGCAGCCGAATAA
- the der gene encoding ribosome biogenesis GTPase Der: MKPTIALVGRPNVGKSTLFNRLTRSKDALVADLPGLTRDRHYGHGRMGSKPYLVVDTGGFEPVVDSGILYEMAKHTLQAVDEADAVVFLVDGRNGLTPQDQIIANRLRQSPRPVLLAVNKGEGANRAVLAAEFFELGLGEPLVISGAHGDGVYDLIETVLEHFPDAEEESATPKHPVFAVIGRPNVGKSTLVNAILGEERVIAFDMAGTTRDSIHIDFERGGKPFTIIDTAGVRRRGKVEEAVEKFSVIKAMQAIEAANVAVLVLDAQQDIADQDATIAGFALEAGRALVVAVNKWDGISEERREQVKRDIARKLYFLEFAKFHYISALKERGIDGLFESIQAAYDAAMIKMPTPKITRVLQSAIERQQPPRAGLVRPKMRYAHQGGMNPPVIVIHGNALQHISDAYTRYLTQTFRKAFNLQGTPLRIQYNVGNNPYEDSGEAKPKQPLRRVKLSNRIAKREEHKEAKKRVKHKNKVSVKKTKAR, encoded by the coding sequence ATGAAACCAACCATCGCCTTGGTGGGTCGCCCCAATGTGGGCAAATCCACTTTGTTCAACCGCCTCACCCGCAGCAAAGACGCCCTGGTGGCCGACTTGCCAGGCCTCACCCGCGACCGCCACTACGGCCACGGGCGCATGGGCAGCAAGCCTTATCTGGTGGTGGACACCGGCGGTTTCGAGCCGGTGGTAGACAGCGGCATTTTGTATGAAATGGCCAAACACACCTTGCAGGCGGTAGACGAAGCCGATGCGGTGGTGTTTTTGGTGGACGGGCGCAACGGCCTCACCCCGCAAGACCAAATTATCGCCAACCGCCTGCGCCAAAGCCCGCGCCCGGTGCTGCTGGCGGTGAACAAAGGTGAAGGCGCCAATCGCGCCGTGCTGGCGGCGGAGTTTTTCGAGCTGGGCTTGGGTGAGCCGCTGGTGATTTCCGGCGCCCACGGCGACGGCGTTTACGACTTGATTGAAACCGTGCTTGAGCATTTCCCCGATGCCGAAGAAGAAAGTGCCACCCCCAAGCACCCCGTATTTGCGGTGATTGGCCGCCCCAATGTGGGCAAATCCACGCTGGTAAACGCCATTTTGGGCGAAGAGCGGGTAATTGCCTTTGATATGGCCGGCACCACCCGTGACAGCATTCACATCGATTTTGAACGCGGTGGTAAACCTTTTACCATCATTGACACCGCCGGCGTGCGCCGTCGCGGCAAAGTGGAAGAGGCGGTGGAGAAGTTTTCGGTGATTAAAGCCATGCAGGCGATTGAAGCGGCCAATGTGGCGGTATTGGTGCTCGATGCACAACAAGACATTGCCGACCAAGACGCCACCATTGCCGGCTTTGCACTGGAAGCCGGGCGCGCCTTGGTAGTGGCGGTCAACAAATGGGACGGCATCAGTGAGGAGCGGCGCGAGCAAGTGAAGCGCGATATTGCCCGCAAGCTGTATTTTTTGGAATTTGCCAAATTCCACTATATTTCGGCCTTGAAAGAGCGCGGCATCGACGGCCTGTTTGAATCCATTCAGGCAGCCTATGATGCGGCGATGATTAAAATGCCCACGCCCAAAATCACCCGCGTGTTGCAAAGTGCCATCGAGCGCCAACAGCCGCCCCGCGCGGGTTTGGTACGACCGAAAATGCGCTATGCCCACCAAGGCGGCATGAATCCGCCGGTGATTGTGATTCACGGCAATGCTTTGCAGCACATTTCCGATGCCTACACCCGCTATTTAACCCAAACCTTCCGCAAAGCCTTCAATCTGCAAGGCACACCTTTGCGCATTCAATACAATGTGGGCAATAACCCCTATGAAGACAGCGGCGAAGCCAAACCCAAGCAGCCTTTGCGCCGCGTGAAGCTGAGCAACCGCATTGCCAAGCGCGAAGAACATAAAGAAGCGAAAAAGCGGGTAAAACACAAAAATAAAGTCAGCGTAAAGAAAACAAAAGCACGCTAA
- a CDS encoding YfgM family protein, giving the protein MAVNDFQDQEEIENFKHFWRKYGRWAFYVLLLAAAGYLGWVLYQGHQREQNDKASVVFETFINQSRAHNEAAAKQALLTLQQDFGNTLPAAQATLLMAGTDFDAAKYDDAAKHLQWVQKRQKDELLQAITAQRLAVVYLQQQKYDDALKALDAKVSDDLKPVLLETRGDVLVAQGKPKEAAAAYAAALKLLPEDAPQRELLQMKADPLS; this is encoded by the coding sequence ATGGCTGTAAACGATTTCCAAGACCAAGAAGAAATTGAAAACTTCAAACACTTTTGGCGCAAATATGGCCGCTGGGCATTTTACGTGTTGCTGCTGGCGGCGGCAGGTTATTTAGGCTGGGTGCTGTATCAAGGCCATCAACGCGAACAGAACGACAAAGCCTCGGTGGTGTTTGAAACCTTTATCAACCAATCGCGTGCGCACAATGAAGCGGCGGCCAAACAAGCTTTGCTCACCTTACAGCAAGACTTTGGCAACACCTTGCCCGCCGCCCAAGCCACTTTACTGATGGCCGGCACCGATTTTGACGCCGCCAAATACGATGATGCCGCCAAGCATTTGCAATGGGTGCAGAAACGGCAAAAAGACGAATTGCTGCAAGCCATTACTGCACAACGATTAGCCGTGGTGTATTTGCAGCAGCAAAAATACGACGACGCCCTAAAAGCGCTGGACGCCAAAGTGAGCGACGATCTTAAGCCGGTGCTGCTGGAAACCCGTGGCGATGTACTGGTGGCACAAGGCAAGCCCAAAGAGGCCGCCGCCGCCTATGCAGCAGCTTTGAAATTATTGCCAGAAGATGCGCCGCAACGTGAATTGCTGCAAATGAAGGCCGATCCGCTGAGCTGA
- the hisS gene encoding histidine--tRNA ligase: MSQKIQAVKGMNDLLPQAQKDFKLTAAFWQAFEDAVSRWTRRFGYRQIRTPIVEQTGLFVRSIGEDTDVVGKEMYTFADGNDNLSLSLRPEGTASCLRAVVEHNLLYNSPQKLWYMGPMFRRERPQKGRYRQFHQVGVEALGFEGPDVDAEIIAMSADLWRELGITEHLTLELNCLGNRDERAAHRAALVAYLQQHQDLLDEDSQRRLHTNPLRVLDTKNPALQEMANQAPRLLDFLGEASLAHYHQLKALLDGLGIAYTENPRLVRGLDYYNLTVFEWTTDKLGAQATVCGGGRYDGLMEELGGKAAPCIGFAMGIERLLLLVQEYGSLAADDAADVYAMHQGEGAALQVMRHAQQLRSAGINVLQHSGSHSLKAQMKKADAAGTRFALIVAPDELAAGTVTLKDLHGQHPQTTVAADALLTQLQQWMNA, encoded by the coding sequence ATGAGCCAAAAAATCCAAGCCGTTAAAGGCATGAACGATTTGCTGCCGCAGGCGCAAAAAGACTTTAAACTCACCGCCGCCTTTTGGCAGGCATTTGAAGATGCAGTAAGCCGCTGGACACGACGTTTCGGCTACCGCCAAATCCGCACCCCGATTGTGGAGCAAACCGGCCTGTTTGTGCGCTCCATCGGCGAAGACACCGATGTGGTGGGCAAGGAAATGTACACCTTTGCCGATGGCAACGACAATTTAAGCCTAAGCTTGCGCCCAGAAGGCACCGCCTCTTGCCTGCGTGCGGTGGTGGAGCATAATCTGCTCTACAACAGCCCGCAAAAGCTGTGGTATATGGGGCCGATGTTCCGCCGCGAGCGGCCGCAAAAAGGGCGCTACCGCCAGTTTCACCAAGTGGGCGTGGAAGCCTTGGGTTTTGAAGGCCCGGATGTGGATGCCGAAATCATCGCCATGAGCGCCGATTTGTGGCGCGAATTGGGCATTACCGAACACCTAACGCTGGAACTGAACTGCTTGGGTAACCGCGATGAACGCGCCGCCCACCGTGCAGCCTTGGTGGCCTACTTGCAGCAGCATCAAGATTTGCTGGATGAAGATAGCCAACGCCGCCTGCACACCAATCCTTTGCGGGTGCTGGATACCAAAAACCCGGCGTTGCAGGAAATGGCCAATCAAGCACCGCGTCTGTTGGATTTTCTCGGCGAAGCATCGTTGGCGCATTACCATCAACTCAAGGCGCTGCTGGATGGCTTGGGCATTGCCTACACCGAGAATCCGCGTTTGGTGCGCGGCTTGGACTACTACAACCTCACCGTATTTGAATGGACCACCGACAAACTGGGCGCCCAAGCCACGGTGTGCGGTGGCGGCCGCTATGACGGCCTGATGGAAGAGCTGGGCGGCAAAGCCGCACCGTGCATCGGCTTTGCCATGGGTATTGAGCGTTTGTTGCTGCTGGTGCAAGAATACGGCAGCTTGGCCGCCGATGATGCGGCCGATGTGTATGCCATGCACCAAGGCGAAGGTGCCGCCTTGCAGGTGATGCGCCATGCCCAACAATTGCGCAGCGCCGGGATAAACGTATTGCAGCATTCAGGCAGCCACAGCCTGAAAGCACAAATGAAAAAAGCCGATGCCGCCGGCACCCGTTTCGCGCTGATTGTGGCGCCCGACGAATTGGCCGCCGGCACCGTAACCCTAAAAGACTTGCATGGCCAGCACCCGCAAACCACGGTGGCGGCCGATGCCTTATTAACCCAATTACAACAATGGATGAATGCATAA
- a CDS encoding GNAT family N-acetyltransferase yields MDNWVGNTVLRLNGIRLEPLGLQHTAGLQAAAADGALWRLRVTSVPEPENTAAYIETALHTADRLAFAVIDEASGHVLGSTSYHDILPAVRRLEIGYTWYAQSHWRTALNSTCKLMLLCHAFEALQAQTVGWRTDIENTRSQAAIERLGAHKDGIIRGNALRRDGSIRDTVVYSMSRAQWPQAKQALLARCQGI; encoded by the coding sequence ATGGATAATTGGGTAGGCAACACGGTTTTGCGCCTGAACGGCATCCGTTTAGAGCCGCTGGGTTTGCAACACACCGCCGGTTTGCAGGCCGCCGCTGCCGATGGCGCCTTATGGCGTTTGCGCGTGACTTCGGTGCCGGAGCCGGAAAACACCGCCGCCTATATCGAAACCGCGCTGCATACGGCTGATCGGTTGGCCTTTGCAGTGATAGATGAAGCCAGCGGCCACGTGCTGGGCAGCACCAGCTATCACGATATTCTGCCGGCCGTGCGGCGGCTGGAGATTGGCTATACTTGGTATGCGCAAAGCCATTGGCGCACCGCCTTGAACAGCACTTGCAAGCTGATGCTGTTGTGCCACGCCTTTGAAGCCTTGCAGGCGCAAACCGTGGGCTGGCGCACCGATATTGAGAATACCCGCTCGCAAGCGGCGATTGAGCGCTTGGGTGCGCACAAAGACGGCATCATCCGTGGTAATGCCCTGCGCCGCGACGGCAGCATCCGCGACACAGTGGTGTACAGTATGAGTAGGGCGCAGTGGCCGCAGGCCAAACAAGCTTTGCTGGCACGATGCCAAGGCATATAA
- the ispG gene encoding flavodoxin-dependent (E)-4-hydroxy-3-methylbut-2-enyl-diphosphate synthase yields the protein MSKPVVRRSTHQVQIDHLNVGSDAPVLVQSMTNTDTADAVGTAEQVKQLADAGSEMVRITVNSPEAAAKVAEIRSRLNDMGCNTPLVGDFHFNGERLLQEFPDCARALSKYRINPGNVGKGAKGDEKFAYMIRTAAEHNKAVRIGVNWGSLDQSLAKRMMDANLALAEPQPPEVVMKEALIVSALESAQKARDLGLPENKIILSCKVSAVQDLIEVYRDLGSRCRYPLHLGLTEAGMGSKGIVASSAALAVLLQEGIGDTIRISLTPEPGASRTQEVVVAQELLQTMGLRSFTPLVTACPGCGRTTSTVFQELARDIQHYLRTQMPVWRLQYPGVENLNVAVMGCVVNGPGESKLADIGISLPGTGETPVAPVYVDGERAVTLKGDNMAAEFLALVENYVAANYGEGGAKRRAQKVIPIHHPAD from the coding sequence ATGAGTAAACCTGTTGTGCGCCGCAGCACCCATCAAGTTCAAATCGACCATTTAAATGTGGGCTCGGATGCGCCGGTGTTGGTGCAGTCGATGACCAACACCGACACTGCCGATGCTGTGGGCACTGCCGAGCAAGTGAAGCAATTGGCCGATGCTGGTTCGGAAATGGTGCGCATCACCGTAAACAGCCCGGAAGCGGCGGCCAAAGTGGCCGAAATCCGCAGCCGTCTTAACGATATGGGCTGCAACACGCCTTTGGTGGGCGACTTTCATTTCAACGGCGAGCGGCTGCTACAAGAGTTTCCCGATTGCGCCCGTGCTTTGTCGAAATACCGCATCAATCCAGGCAATGTGGGAAAAGGTGCCAAAGGCGATGAGAAATTTGCCTATATGATCCGCACCGCCGCCGAGCACAATAAAGCGGTGCGCATTGGCGTGAATTGGGGCTCCTTGGATCAAAGCCTGGCCAAGCGCATGATGGACGCCAATTTGGCGTTGGCCGAGCCGCAGCCGCCCGAAGTGGTGATGAAAGAAGCCTTGATTGTGTCGGCACTGGAGTCGGCACAAAAAGCCCGTGATTTGGGGCTGCCTGAAAACAAAATCATCCTGTCGTGCAAAGTGAGTGCGGTGCAGGATTTGATTGAGGTTTACCGCGATTTGGGCAGCCGCTGCCGCTATCCGCTGCATCTGGGTTTGACCGAAGCGGGCATGGGCAGCAAAGGCATTGTGGCTTCCAGCGCGGCGCTGGCAGTGCTGTTGCAAGAAGGCATTGGCGACACCATCCGCATTTCGCTCACGCCAGAGCCGGGCGCTTCGCGCACGCAAGAAGTGGTGGTGGCGCAAGAATTGCTGCAAACCATGGGCTTGCGCTCGTTTACGCCCTTGGTTACCGCTTGCCCCGGCTGCGGGCGCACCACCAGCACCGTATTTCAGGAGCTGGCGCGCGACATCCAGCATTATTTGCGCACCCAAATGCCGGTATGGCGTTTGCAATATCCGGGTGTGGAAAACCTGAATGTGGCGGTGATGGGCTGCGTGGTCAACGGCCCGGGTGAAAGCAAGCTGGCCGACATCGGCATTTCCTTGCCCGGCACCGGCGAAACCCCGGTGGCACCGGTGTATGTGGACGGCGAGCGGGCGGTGACGCTGAAAGGCGACAATATGGCCGCCGAATTTCTGGCTTTGGTGGAAAACTATGTGGCCGCCAATTATGGCGAAGGCGGCGCGAAGCGGCGCGCACAGAAAGTGATTCCGATTCACCATCCCGCCGATTAA